The Spirochaetota bacterium genome has a segment encoding these proteins:
- a CDS encoding glycerate kinase produces the protein MSKAREDLTAIYKAAIAAVNPVTAVDTHVRRKNNTLQLLSGEQVMKEFDLDGFRRIIVTGAGKATAPMARAVEELLGDRLDEGLICVKYGYTDRLQKIKIIEAAHPVPDANGVKGAKQVLDLLNSATADDLIISLISGGGSALLPLPPEPISLEEKRETTSLLLKCGAGIHEVNTVRKHLSLVKGGNLARAAGGATVINLMISDVVGDNMDVIASGPFVPDRSTFRDALGIIENYGLDDQVPASVLGRIQMGVRGDIEENPGSDDPIFKNITNLIVASNIIALQAARDEAVARGYNSIILSSMIEGDTRDAAFWHSRVAREIAASSNPVSAPACVVSGGETTVVVNGDGLGGRNMEFAMHAALFIEGMERITMASVGTDGSDGPTDAAGAVADGLTLDQSRKMGIDINTYIASNDSYHFHEKVGNLIVTGPTNTNTMDVRIILVL, from the coding sequence ATGTCAAAGGCAAGAGAAGATTTGACGGCCATTTATAAGGCTGCCATTGCAGCGGTGAATCCGGTGACCGCGGTAGATACTCATGTAAGGAGAAAGAATAACACGCTCCAGCTATTATCCGGGGAGCAGGTTATGAAGGAATTCGATCTGGACGGTTTTCGCCGTATCATAGTGACCGGCGCCGGCAAGGCAACGGCGCCTATGGCCAGGGCAGTTGAGGAACTTCTCGGTGACCGCCTTGATGAGGGCCTCATTTGCGTCAAATACGGGTATACGGATAGACTTCAAAAAATAAAAATCATCGAAGCAGCCCATCCCGTGCCTGATGCCAACGGGGTAAAGGGGGCGAAACAGGTGCTGGATTTATTGAACAGCGCAACCGCGGATGATCTGATCATATCGCTTATATCGGGCGGCGGCTCGGCGCTCCTGCCGCTCCCCCCTGAGCCGATAAGCCTTGAGGAAAAAAGGGAAACGACGTCCCTCCTGCTCAAATGCGGCGCCGGTATTCATGAAGTCAACACGGTGCGGAAGCACCTGTCTCTGGTGAAGGGCGGCAATCTGGCGAGGGCGGCAGGGGGAGCCACGGTGATCAACCTCATGATATCTGACGTGGTTGGAGACAACATGGATGTGATCGCTTCGGGCCCCTTTGTGCCGGACCGGTCAACGTTCCGCGATGCATTGGGGATAATTGAAAATTACGGCCTCGATGATCAGGTGCCGGCGTCAGTATTGGGCCGCATACAAATGGGCGTCCGGGGCGATATCGAGGAAAATCCCGGTTCCGATGATCCGATTTTTAAAAATATTACGAATCTCATCGTGGCATCGAATATCATAGCCCTCCAGGCAGCGCGGGATGAGGCAGTGGCCCGCGGCTATAACAGCATCATTCTATCATCCATGATCGAAGGGGATACGAGGGACGCCGCTTTCTGGCACTCCCGGGTGGCCCGGGAGATCGCGGCATCCTCCAATCCGGTGTCTGCTCCGGCGTGCGTTGTAAGCGGAGGGGAAACCACGGTCGTGGTTAACGGCGACGGCCTGGGCGGAAGGAACATGGAGTTTGCCATGCACGCGGCATTGTTTATAGAAGGAATGGAACGGATCACCATGGCCAGCGTCGGCACTGACGGCAGCGACGGCCCCACGGACGCTGCCGGAGCAGTTGCAGACGGCTTGACGCTGGATCAATCGAGGAAAATGGGGATCGATATCAATACATACATCGCATCAAATGATTCATACCATTTCCATGAGAAAGTGGGGAATCTCATAGTGACCGGACCAACTAACACCAATACGATGGATGTGCGTATAATACTGGTGTTGTGA
- a CDS encoding chemotaxis protein CheX, which produces MVDTDRYSKYLVRSVNHIFKHFLDDASVEEVFETQSKTKDPLVVVEINGTMKGEIIINLPKKTLDLITMKFINSDDMKTIRKYHGDVAGELANLITGTFANQMQFLKHDIKLNAPEFNDDPISMKTLYENINLSFNSKFGGFDIDFYFKEMH; this is translated from the coding sequence ATGGTTGATACAGATAGGTACTCAAAATATCTGGTTCGTTCCGTAAATCATATATTCAAGCACTTTCTCGATGATGCCTCAGTTGAGGAAGTGTTCGAAACCCAGTCTAAAACCAAAGACCCCCTGGTGGTCGTTGAGATCAACGGAACCATGAAGGGAGAGATCATCATAAATCTTCCCAAGAAGACCCTTGACCTCATCACCATGAAATTCATCAATTCCGACGACATGAAGACGATCCGAAAGTACCACGGTGACGTGGCAGGCGAACTGGCGAACCTTATCACCGGGACCTTCGCCAACCAGATGCAGTTTTTGAAGCATGACATCAAACTCAACGCGCCGGAATTCAACGATGACCCGATTTCCATGAAGACCCTCTATGAAAATATAAACCTCTCCTTCAACTCGAAATTCGGGGGCTTCGACATCGATTTTTATTTCAAGGAAATGCATTAG
- the alaS gene encoding alanine--tRNA ligase has translation MLTVMDLRKSFIDFFRERGHRIVPSSSLLPKDDPTLLFTTAGMVQFKPMFAGTVDLEYTRASSVQKCLRTSDLENVGKTKRHLTFFEMLGNFSFGDYFKKEAIEFAWDYSTKVIGFPTDRIWVSIYQDDDEAFALWNKNIGIPEKKIVRLGKADNFWGPAGDTGACGPCSELYIDRGEAYGCGKPDCKPGCECERFLEYWNLVFNQYNQDAAGNLKPLPRPGIDTGMGLERLAALVQNVDSVFETDEFISITKFVCDRAKIDYRDDKKVPVNIIAEHARAITFAVSDGVYPSNDGRGYVLRRILRRAMRFTRQLGIAEPFIYAVVDPIVGIMGDFYPEIKESSVNVKKVIESEERRFLETLENGMDRLEEIMKTCSKNREKIVSGSDAFILHDTFGFPLEMTREMAMERGLDVDVKGYEDEMVKQRERGKQSWKAASGSLDEACEEIGKTAPDTVFRGYDSETVSTTVELLHDGAAAIDRLGEGSRGLLVLQETPFYGESGGQVGDIGLITSLTGAVFRVEDTKKNNKTTTHVGEVVKGEFKKGDRVTAAYDIVNRNLIRANHTVTHLLHAALRSVLGVHVKQAGSLVSPDRMRFDFSHFNALTGDELKKVEEMVNRKIWENIPVTTTVMNYQDAVKTGAMAVFDEKYEDTVRVVSVGDYSKELCGGTHAAVTGQIGLFKILREASPGAGMRRIEAATLRGVLDRYNSQEETVSALANLVNVTESALVKKVDEIVKRSRMLEKELEKLKKDSLSTGLDSILASAESLDGVTIVSRTFNGMEAEELRNLSDAIREKEQNAVVLFGSNNNDKALLLFAATNNAVKKGIDCGKIIKEAAQLVGGGGGGRKDMAQAGGKSPEGLADAVAKAVAIARDMVARK, from the coding sequence ATGCTTACGGTAATGGATCTGCGGAAGTCCTTCATTGATTTTTTTCGGGAACGGGGTCACCGGATCGTCCCTTCCAGCTCCCTTCTCCCCAAGGATGACCCGACCCTCCTCTTCACCACGGCCGGCATGGTCCAGTTTAAGCCCATGTTCGCCGGTACGGTGGACCTGGAATACACCAGGGCCTCGTCGGTGCAGAAATGCCTCCGCACCAGCGATCTGGAGAACGTCGGCAAAACCAAGCGGCACCTGACCTTTTTCGAGATGCTCGGCAACTTTTCCTTCGGCGATTATTTTAAAAAAGAAGCAATCGAGTTTGCCTGGGATTATTCGACGAAGGTGATCGGCTTTCCCACGGACAGGATCTGGGTGTCCATCTACCAGGACGATGACGAGGCATTCGCGTTGTGGAACAAGAATATCGGCATACCGGAGAAAAAAATCGTGCGCCTCGGCAAGGCGGATAACTTCTGGGGACCCGCCGGGGACACCGGGGCCTGCGGTCCCTGCTCCGAGCTCTACATAGACAGGGGCGAGGCCTACGGCTGCGGCAAACCGGACTGCAAGCCAGGATGCGAGTGCGAGCGTTTCCTGGAATACTGGAACCTGGTCTTCAACCAGTACAACCAGGACGCGGCGGGGAACCTGAAACCCCTGCCCAGGCCCGGTATCGATACCGGCATGGGCCTTGAGCGTCTGGCCGCGCTGGTGCAGAACGTCGATTCGGTCTTCGAGACAGACGAGTTCATCAGCATCACCAAATTCGTATGCGACCGGGCAAAGATCGACTACCGGGACGACAAAAAGGTTCCGGTGAACATCATCGCCGAGCACGCCAGGGCCATTACCTTCGCCGTGTCGGATGGGGTTTATCCCTCCAATGACGGCAGGGGCTATGTGCTGCGGCGCATCCTCCGGCGCGCCATGCGCTTCACCCGCCAGCTCGGCATCGCGGAGCCCTTCATATACGCCGTGGTAGATCCGATCGTCGGCATCATGGGAGACTTTTATCCCGAGATCAAGGAATCCTCGGTCAATGTGAAAAAGGTCATAGAATCCGAGGAGAGGCGCTTCCTGGAAACCCTCGAGAACGGCATGGACCGCCTCGAAGAGATAATGAAGACCTGCTCGAAAAACAGGGAAAAAATAGTGTCGGGGAGCGACGCGTTCATCCTCCATGACACCTTCGGATTCCCCCTGGAGATGACCAGGGAGATGGCAATGGAGCGCGGCCTTGACGTGGACGTCAAGGGCTATGAAGATGAGATGGTAAAGCAGCGTGAAAGGGGTAAGCAGAGCTGGAAGGCCGCGTCAGGCAGCCTTGACGAAGCCTGCGAGGAGATCGGCAAAACCGCTCCTGATACAGTCTTCCGGGGTTACGACTCTGAGACCGTGTCCACGACCGTGGAGCTGCTCCATGACGGCGCTGCCGCCATTGACCGCCTTGGTGAAGGTTCCAGGGGACTCTTGGTGCTGCAGGAGACCCCCTTCTACGGCGAATCCGGAGGCCAGGTGGGGGATATCGGCCTGATAACATCCTTGACCGGGGCGGTGTTCCGGGTCGAGGACACGAAGAAGAACAATAAAACGACCACCCATGTCGGTGAAGTCGTCAAAGGGGAATTTAAAAAGGGTGATAGGGTCACCGCGGCCTATGACATCGTGAACAGGAACCTGATACGGGCCAATCACACGGTCACGCACCTCCTCCATGCCGCCCTCCGGTCGGTGCTGGGTGTCCATGTGAAGCAGGCGGGATCCCTGGTGTCCCCTGACAGGATGCGCTTTGATTTTTCTCACTTTAACGCCCTGACCGGCGACGAGCTGAAAAAAGTTGAAGAAATGGTGAACCGGAAAATATGGGAAAACATACCCGTAACCACGACGGTCATGAACTACCAGGATGCGGTCAAGACCGGCGCCATGGCCGTCTTTGACGAGAAATACGAGGACACGGTCAGGGTCGTGTCCGTCGGCGATTACAGCAAGGAGCTCTGCGGAGGCACCCACGCGGCAGTGACCGGCCAGATCGGTCTCTTCAAGATACTCCGCGAGGCCTCGCCCGGAGCCGGCATGCGCCGCATCGAGGCAGCGACCCTCAGGGGGGTCCTCGACCGGTACAATAGCCAGGAGGAAACGGTATCGGCCCTGGCCAATCTGGTGAACGTCACCGAATCGGCCCTTGTAAAAAAGGTCGATGAGATCGTAAAGCGGTCAAGGATGCTCGAAAAAGAACTTGAAAAACTTAAGAAGGATTCCCTGTCGACCGGCCTGGACTCGATACTGGCCAGCGCGGAATCGCTCGATGGCGTGACCATCGTGTCCCGGACCTTCAATGGCATGGAAGCGGAAGAGCTGCGGAACCTGTCCGACGCCATCAGGGAAAAGGAACAGAACGCCGTTGTCCTCTTCGGATCGAATAATAACGACAAGGCCCTGCTCTTGTTCGCGGCGACGAACAATGCGGTGAAAAAAGGGATAGACTGCGGGAAGATCATAAAGGAAGCGGCGCAGCTGGTGGGCGGCGGCGGCGGCGGTCGCAAGGATATGGCCCAGGCGGGGGGTAAATCGCCAGAGGGTCTGGCCGACGCGGTTGCAAAAGCAGTCGCCATTGCCCGGGACATGGTCGCCAGGAAATAA
- a CDS encoding AAA family ATPase gives MHLKRIILQPANYPTNDQYPFNLELFRVTDSIEFTKPVVFFVGENGSGKSTLLRAIATKCGIHIWEGMERTRAHYNRYEKDLHKYISAEWVDKPVPGSFFASEIFRNFAVNLDEWASMSPATLEYFGGKSLLEQSHGQCHMSFFKNRFQIKGLYLLDEPENALSPKRQIELLQLLDQMGRLGHAQFIIATHSPILLALQGSEIFSFDRAPIHTIDYEDTDHYRIYKSFINDRKSMFEGLK, from the coding sequence ATGCACCTGAAGCGTATAATATTACAGCCCGCTAACTATCCGACCAATGACCAGTATCCTTTTAACCTTGAGCTTTTCCGGGTCACTGATTCAATTGAATTTACAAAGCCCGTGGTATTTTTTGTGGGTGAAAACGGCAGCGGAAAATCGACCCTGCTCCGGGCCATAGCCACGAAATGCGGCATACACATATGGGAGGGAATGGAGCGGACCAGGGCACACTACAACAGGTATGAAAAGGACCTTCATAAATATATCAGCGCCGAGTGGGTGGACAAGCCGGTGCCGGGGTCATTCTTCGCGTCTGAGATATTCCGGAATTTTGCAGTGAACCTTGATGAATGGGCCTCCATGTCGCCTGCCACGCTGGAGTATTTCGGGGGAAAATCTCTTCTCGAGCAGTCCCACGGCCAGTGCCACATGTCTTTCTTTAAAAACCGATTCCAGATAAAGGGGCTCTATCTCCTGGACGAGCCGGAAAACGCCCTCTCCCCGAAACGGCAGATTGAGCTCTTGCAGCTCCTCGATCAGATGGGCCGGCTGGGTCATGCCCAGTTCATAATAGCGACCCATTCGCCGATCCTCCTTGCCCTTCAGGGATCGGAGATATTCAGCTTTGACCGTGCCCCCATACATACGATCGATTATGAAGACACCGATCACTACCGCATCTACAAGTCCTTCATAAACGACAGGAAATCCATGTTCGAAGGACTGAAATGA
- a CDS encoding regulatory protein RecX — protein MITISKIRHGNDCVTLELDNGELLKIPLAVTGLYGLETGRSIDATEYAQLSVESQRYRCKAMALNYLAICPRSALEMERYLGKKKFDRDIIREIVNAITRAGYIDDADYAARYIENKLRKKLVGKQLLARELQKKGISRQIINHALKETETIHTDPEALYAIAQKKYAAVKDKKNSIAKLSYFLHSRGFDTEMVRTVTERILKENEDRE, from the coding sequence ATGATTACAATCAGTAAGATAAGGCACGGCAATGACTGTGTCACCCTGGAACTGGATAACGGGGAGCTATTGAAAATACCCCTCGCGGTGACCGGCCTGTACGGTCTGGAGACAGGAAGGTCCATTGACGCAACGGAATATGCTCAGTTGTCAGTTGAATCACAGCGCTACCGGTGCAAAGCCATGGCGCTGAATTACCTTGCCATCTGCCCACGGTCGGCGCTGGAAATGGAGAGGTATCTGGGTAAAAAAAAATTCGACCGTGACATTATCCGCGAGATCGTCAACGCCATCACGAGAGCCGGGTATATTGATGACGCGGATTACGCCGCGCGATATATCGAAAATAAACTAAGAAAAAAGCTGGTGGGGAAGCAGCTTTTGGCGAGGGAATTGCAGAAGAAGGGGATTTCCCGGCAGATAATAAACCATGCCCTTAAAGAAACCGAAACCATCCACACCGATCCTGAAGCCTTGTACGCCATTGCCCAAAAAAAGTATGCGGCGGTAAAGGATAAAAAAAACAGCATCGCCAAGCTCTCTTATTTTCTTCACAGTAGGGGTTTCGACACCGAAATGGTGAGAACCGTGACGGAAAGGATACTCAAGGAGAATGAGGATAGGGAGTGA
- the rpsI gene encoding 30S ribosomal protein S9 encodes MSNRYYATGRRKTSVARVWLAPGSGNMVINKQPISEYFRRKTLELIVRQPMEHVGLLGKYDVLAIVDGGGWSGQAGAVKMGIARCLVQTDEKLRKQLREGGFLTRDSREVERKKPGQKKARKRFQFSKR; translated from the coding sequence ATGTCTAACCGTTATTATGCTACCGGAAGAAGAAAAACATCCGTTGCCAGGGTCTGGCTTGCCCCCGGTTCCGGAAACATGGTGATCAACAAACAGCCAATAAGCGAGTATTTCAGGCGGAAAACGCTGGAGCTTATCGTTCGCCAGCCCATGGAGCACGTGGGATTGCTCGGCAAATACGACGTATTGGCCATCGTAGACGGCGGCGGTTGGTCCGGCCAGGCCGGGGCGGTCAAGATGGGTATCGCGCGGTGCCTCGTTCAGACCGATGAAAAACTGCGCAAGCAGCTCAGGGAAGGCGGGTTTCTCACCCGGGATTCCAGGGAAGTTGAGCGGAAGAAGCCGGGACAGAAAAAAGCGCGGAAGCGGTTCCAGTTCTCGAAACGTTAA
- the rplM gene encoding 50S ribosomal protein L13 → MKGIQKTYSMKASEIDKKWYIIDANGKILGRLASEVAKILRGKNKPTFTPNLDMGDNVIIINAEKVVMTGSKDEDKEYFRHSQYPGGIKFVNIKKIRKEQPEFVIEHAVRLMLPKSRMGRKIFGNLKVYTGSEHPHQAQKPEPLDI, encoded by the coding sequence ATGAAAGGAATTCAAAAAACATATTCCATGAAGGCGTCTGAAATAGACAAAAAATGGTATATTATCGACGCCAATGGCAAAATCCTCGGAAGGCTTGCCTCCGAGGTTGCCAAGATCCTGCGGGGAAAGAACAAGCCGACCTTCACCCCCAATCTTGACATGGGCGACAACGTCATTATCATCAATGCCGAGAAGGTCGTCATGACCGGTTCCAAGGATGAGGATAAGGAATACTTCAGGCATTCCCAGTATCCCGGCGGCATAAAGTTCGTGAACATCAAGAAGATCCGGAAGGAACAGCCTGAATTCGTCATCGAACATGCCGTACGGCTCATGCTCCCGAAAAGCAGGATGGGACGAAAGATTTTCGGCAACCTGAAAGTTTATACCGGCTCAGAGCATCCGCACCAGGCTCAGAAACCGGAACCACTTGATATATAG